The following coding sequences lie in one uncultured Mailhella sp. genomic window:
- the thiL gene encoding thiamine-phosphate kinase yields the protein MRMASEDDILGLIDRFFPEDHPALLLGRGDDCAVLRPGVPLALTTDVFAEDAHFRRRYFTPFDIGFKSVAVNVSDVGASGARPVGISMGLTLTGREDEAWLTDFCRGVKTVCDDFSLALSGGDLARSSLVNVCVTAWGELPEALPQGLRRGAAEEGDVVFLVGSVGLARLGLSLLERASSPEEAEEVKCDWPEVCARHLRPKPLAREGEAVARFALRHDAGNRIGLMDVSDGLARDLPRLLASRRSGLGADIALAEDILPEELLRFASDTGVSAPEFAFEGGEDYALAGTCPEALWPELARELNAPALALGRVRRGGITLNGRTPASAGFDHFAA from the coding sequence ATGCGCATGGCCAGCGAAGACGACATTCTCGGTCTCATCGACCGCTTTTTCCCCGAAGATCATCCGGCGCTTCTGCTCGGCCGCGGCGACGACTGCGCCGTTCTCCGCCCGGGCGTCCCGCTTGCCCTGACCACCGACGTGTTCGCCGAAGACGCGCACTTCCGCCGCCGCTACTTCACTCCCTTCGACATCGGCTTCAAGTCCGTGGCCGTCAACGTGAGCGACGTGGGCGCAAGCGGCGCAAGGCCGGTGGGCATTTCCATGGGGCTCACCCTCACGGGACGCGAAGACGAAGCCTGGCTGACCGACTTCTGCCGGGGCGTGAAGACCGTGTGCGACGATTTTTCCCTGGCGCTTTCCGGCGGCGATCTGGCCCGCTCCTCGCTTGTCAACGTGTGCGTCACAGCCTGGGGAGAACTTCCCGAAGCGCTGCCGCAGGGGCTTCGCCGCGGCGCGGCCGAAGAAGGCGACGTGGTGTTTCTTGTGGGCTCCGTGGGGCTGGCAAGGCTCGGCCTCTCGCTGCTTGAGCGAGCCTCCTCGCCCGAAGAGGCGGAAGAAGTGAAGTGCGACTGGCCCGAAGTCTGCGCAAGGCATCTGCGTCCGAAGCCGCTGGCCCGGGAAGGCGAAGCCGTCGCCAGATTCGCCCTGCGCCATGACGCCGGAAACCGCATCGGACTCATGGACGTTTCCGACGGGCTCGCGCGCGATCTGCCCCGCCTTCTGGCAAGCCGCCGCTCCGGGCTCGGCGCGGACATCGCGCTGGCGGAAGACATTCTGCCGGAAGAGCTTCTGCGCTTTGCCTCAGATACGGGCGTCAGCGCCCCGGAATTCGCCTTTGAAGGCGGCGAGGACTACGCCCTTGCAGGCACCTGCCCCGAAGCGCTGTGGCCGGAACTTGCGCGCGAACTGAACGCGCCCGCGCTCGCGCTCGGACGGGTGCGCCGAGGCGGCATCACGCTCAACGGCCGGACTCCGGCCTCTGCGGGATTCGACCATTTTGCCGCATGA
- a CDS encoding methylglyoxal synthase: MERTMSATKHIALIAHDNMKESLIEWCAEHSQILARHFLCGTGTTAHLINEKTGLPVTPYLSGPLGGDQQIGAKVAEGHIDIIIFFSDPLTAQPHDPDVKALLRIAQVYDIPIANNRATANFIITSPLFSQSYTYTPHIHFPLKNK, encoded by the coding sequence ATGGAAAGAACCATGAGCGCCACCAAGCACATCGCTCTCATCGCCCACGACAACATGAAGGAAAGCCTCATCGAATGGTGCGCGGAACACAGTCAGATTCTGGCCCGTCACTTTCTCTGCGGCACCGGCACCACGGCGCACCTCATCAATGAAAAAACGGGTCTGCCCGTCACGCCCTACCTCAGCGGCCCGCTCGGCGGCGATCAGCAGATAGGCGCCAAGGTGGCCGAAGGCCACATCGACATCATCATCTTCTTCTCCGATCCGCTCACCGCCCAGCCTCACGACCCCGACGTCAAGGCCCTGCTGCGCATCGCCCAGGTTTACGACATTCCCATCGCCAACAACCGCGCCACCGCGAACTTCATCATCACCTCGCCGCTCTTCAGCCAGAGCTACACCTACACGCCCCACATTCATTTTCCGCTGAAAAACAAGTAA
- the rdgB gene encoding RdgB/HAM1 family non-canonical purine NTP pyrophosphatase — protein sequence MTLLETLILATRNQGKVRELREPLARFGFDVKSLPDDFPEIPETGTTFEENALIKARAVAEALGVPAVADDSGIEVDALGGAPGVYSARYSLDWPEREGESTDDRNNRKLLAELEGVSAEKRTARFRCCMALVYPSSWENRPEDIVVSGAWEGSIADAPSGSNGFGYDPLFLDPASGRTGAELSREEKMARSHRGKALARLLEELEKRGNLR from the coding sequence ATGACGCTGCTTGAGACGCTCATTCTCGCCACCCGCAATCAGGGCAAGGTGAGGGAACTGCGCGAACCCCTGGCCCGTTTCGGATTCGACGTGAAAAGTCTGCCCGACGATTTTCCCGAAATTCCGGAAACGGGAACCACGTTTGAAGAAAACGCCCTCATCAAGGCCCGGGCCGTGGCCGAAGCGCTCGGCGTGCCCGCGGTGGCCGACGATTCCGGCATTGAGGTGGACGCGCTCGGCGGCGCGCCCGGGGTGTATTCCGCAAGGTACAGCCTCGACTGGCCGGAGCGGGAAGGCGAAAGCACGGACGATCGCAACAACCGCAAGCTCCTTGCCGAGCTGGAAGGCGTGAGCGCGGAAAAGCGCACCGCGCGTTTCCGCTGCTGCATGGCCCTGGTGTACCCTTCCTCGTGGGAGAACAGACCGGAAGACATCGTGGTGAGCGGCGCGTGGGAAGGAAGCATTGCGGACGCGCCGTCTGGAAGCAACGGCTTCGGCTACGATCCGCTTTTTCTCGATCCGGCAAGCGGCCGCACGGGCGCGGAACTTTCCCGCGAGGAAAAGATGGCGCGCAGCCACCGGGGCAAGGCGCTGGCCCGTCTTCTGGAAGAGCTGGAAAAGCGCGGGAACCTTCGCTGA
- the rimO gene encoding 30S ribosomal protein S12 methylthiotransferase RimO, which produces MLRIYSQSLGCPKTRVDTERLLGSLGPVLTVDEPEQADLVFINTCAFIAPAVQESVQTVLQMIEDLSELPKNKKPFLAVAGCLPGRYGIADLKSELPEVDLWLHTDDIDSWADQIMRALHLEHASAGRLLSTGPSYAWLKIGEGCRHNCSFCAIPSIRGKYASEPVDKLVTEASALVADGVKELIVVAQDVTAYGTDFGRDPRILLEKLLALDGLERLRLLYLYPGGLTRDLLRFLKEAGKPFVPYFDMPLQHAHPDILSRMGRPFSGNPQEAVDRIREFFPEAALRTTMMVGFPGETDEHFRTLMDFVEKNRFHHMGVFAFQPEEGTAAAAMPDQIDDSVKEARKDELMELQRGISEEILAGYAGQRMEVLVDESSEEWPGLHTGRTWFQAPDVDGLTYVSGPGVENGALVEADIVETREYDLVALA; this is translated from the coding sequence ATGCTCCGTATCTATTCCCAAAGTCTTGGCTGCCCCAAAACCCGCGTGGACACCGAACGTCTGCTGGGCTCGCTGGGCCCCGTTCTCACCGTGGACGAGCCTGAACAGGCCGACCTCGTGTTCATCAACACCTGCGCCTTCATCGCGCCGGCCGTGCAGGAATCCGTGCAGACCGTCCTTCAGATGATCGAAGATCTCAGCGAGCTGCCGAAAAACAAAAAGCCGTTCCTGGCCGTGGCTGGCTGCCTGCCCGGGCGCTACGGCATCGCCGATCTCAAGTCCGAGCTGCCGGAAGTCGATCTCTGGCTCCACACCGACGACATCGACTCCTGGGCCGATCAGATCATGCGCGCGCTTCATCTGGAGCACGCCTCGGCCGGACGCCTGCTCAGCACCGGCCCTTCCTACGCCTGGCTGAAAATCGGCGAGGGCTGCCGTCACAACTGTTCGTTCTGCGCCATTCCGTCCATCCGCGGCAAGTACGCTTCCGAACCGGTCGACAAGCTGGTGACGGAAGCCTCCGCCCTCGTCGCCGACGGCGTGAAGGAACTCATTGTCGTGGCGCAGGACGTGACCGCCTACGGCACGGACTTCGGCAGAGATCCGCGCATTCTTCTGGAAAAGCTCCTTGCGCTCGACGGACTGGAACGCCTGCGCCTGCTCTATCTGTATCCGGGCGGACTCACCCGCGACCTGCTGCGCTTTCTCAAGGAGGCGGGCAAGCCGTTCGTGCCGTATTTCGACATGCCTCTGCAGCATGCTCACCCGGACATTCTCAGCCGCATGGGCCGCCCCTTCTCCGGCAATCCGCAGGAGGCGGTGGACCGCATACGCGAATTTTTCCCCGAAGCCGCCCTGCGCACGACCATGATGGTGGGCTTTCCGGGAGAAACCGACGAACATTTCCGCACTCTCATGGATTTTGTGGAAAAGAACCGCTTTCACCATATGGGCGTGTTCGCCTTTCAGCCTGAAGAAGGCACGGCCGCGGCAGCCATGCCCGATCAGATCGACGACTCCGTCAAGGAAGCCAGAAAGGACGAACTCATGGAACTTCAGCGCGGCATCAGCGAGGAGATTCTCGCCGGTTACGCCGGACAGCGCATGGAAGTGCTGGTCGATGAAAGTTCCGAAGAATGGCCCGGTCTTCACACCGGCCGCACCTGGTTCCAGGCCCCCGACGTGGACGGTCTGACCTACGTGAGCGGCCCGGGCGTGGAAAACGGCGCCCTGGTGGAAGCCGACATCGTAGAGACCAGGGAGTACGACCTCGTGGCCCTGGCCTGA
- a CDS encoding META domain-containing protein: protein MHKTLLFFFCSLLLISCVATSGTPGDISGAWVDDEGRIYFLDEDGALGLPDQTAISGVSWNLENGVLSLATMDTPGDKVRTQKLVLAKSGSSRLEFTDADGAAVVWKKSRAKVGRLEGTLFYRERMALPPEVVVRVQLYPLHSPIPVAASTMPSSGSGSIPFRVYYLEQTMPNEARLAAAVMHSGETLFATQTDEVVSIPGRPNVLVYRTMPGEHQLPELKTPASYQGSLKSGGKNISVHLYLEDDGLALLTQDGDRNQYMGTWMEKDRNRTIEITRGALKPVTATREAGGNLLLHGLSAQPVELKKADIPWPSKGFLIEGELRKQNGKPVFSECNSQRDIPIQPSGRGYDQLSHILQSNGNSSVVLEGRIQDGHLEASNVFLVQKGGVCSTENYASAPLEQTYWRLRELNGAPVELFPEQPEPHLILRDNGQASGSDGCNNFFMNWKRKDEAISFSDGGSTLRMCPQGEEQARAMHTMFSKADEWNINGSMLELRSKKSIVAVFEAVDM, encoded by the coding sequence ATGCATAAAACACTGCTCTTTTTTTTCTGCTCGCTTCTTCTCATTTCCTGCGTCGCCACTTCGGGCACTCCGGGAGACATCAGCGGCGCATGGGTGGATGACGAAGGGCGGATCTATTTTCTGGACGAAGACGGCGCGCTCGGCCTGCCCGATCAGACCGCCATTTCCGGCGTGAGCTGGAATCTGGAAAACGGCGTGCTCTCGCTCGCCACCATGGACACCCCCGGCGACAAAGTGCGCACGCAGAAGCTCGTGCTTGCCAAGTCCGGCTCGAGCAGACTGGAATTCACCGACGCCGACGGCGCCGCCGTGGTGTGGAAAAAAAGCCGGGCCAAGGTAGGCAGGCTGGAAGGCACGCTGTTCTACCGCGAACGCATGGCCCTGCCGCCGGAAGTCGTGGTCAGAGTGCAGCTCTATCCGCTGCACTCCCCCATTCCCGTGGCCGCGTCCACCATGCCCTCGTCCGGCAGCGGAAGCATTCCCTTCCGCGTGTACTATCTCGAACAGACCATGCCGAACGAGGCGCGTCTTGCCGCCGCCGTCATGCACAGCGGCGAAACGCTCTTCGCCACGCAGACCGACGAAGTCGTTTCCATTCCCGGCAGGCCGAACGTGCTTGTCTATCGCACCATGCCCGGCGAACATCAGCTTCCCGAGCTCAAGACGCCCGCAAGCTATCAGGGTTCGCTGAAAAGCGGCGGGAAAAACATTTCCGTCCATCTCTACCTTGAAGACGACGGTCTGGCCCTGCTCACTCAGGACGGCGACCGCAATCAGTACATGGGCACATGGATGGAAAAAGACAGAAACCGCACCATCGAAATCACGCGCGGCGCTCTCAAGCCCGTGACCGCCACGCGCGAAGCCGGCGGCAATCTGCTGCTCCACGGCCTTTCCGCGCAGCCCGTGGAACTCAAAAAAGCCGACATTCCCTGGCCCTCCAAGGGCTTTCTCATCGAAGGAGAGCTCAGGAAACAGAACGGCAAGCCCGTATTTTCCGAATGCAATTCCCAGCGGGACATTCCCATTCAGCCGTCCGGGCGGGGATACGATCAGCTCAGCCACATTCTGCAGTCCAACGGCAATTCCTCCGTGGTGCTGGAAGGCCGCATTCAGGACGGTCACCTGGAAGCCTCCAACGTCTTTCTCGTGCAGAAGGGCGGCGTCTGCTCCACGGAAAACTACGCCTCCGCGCCGCTCGAGCAGACCTACTGGCGTCTGCGCGAGCTCAACGGCGCGCCCGTGGAACTCTTTCCCGAGCAGCCGGAACCCCATCTTATTCTGCGCGACAACGGTCAGGCTTCCGGCTCCGACGGCTGCAACAACTTCTTCATGAACTGGAAGCGCAAGGATGAAGCCATCAGCTTTTCCGACGGCGGCTCCACCCTGCGCATGTGCCCGCAGGGCGAAGAACAGGCCCGCGCCATGCACACCATGTTCTCCAAGGCCGACGAGTGGAACATCAACGGCTCCATGCTGGAGCTGCGCTCCAAAAAGAGCATCGTTGCTGTGTTTGAAGCCGTGGACATGTAA
- a CDS encoding NAD(P)-dependent oxidoreductase, which yields MNGKPRCLVTCRIHAEVEEYLGRYCELDLNRSDESLSHEEFCRRAADVDAAMTFMPDKVDEQLLAGAARLKVIGAALKGYDNYDVEAATRHGVWLTYVPDLLTEPTAELTIALMLGLSRNVKAGDRRVRSEFQGWRPVLFGTGVSGSVVGIIGLGRLGQAVARRLQVWNARLLGFDVSEKALAAARAFGVEDCALHELLERSDVVLVLTPLSVQTRSLLNAGRIALMKKGAFLVNTGRGSCVDEPAVAEALERGHLAGYAADVFSFEDWALEGRPESIYPPLLSPALNTLFTPHLGSAVDKVRAAIEMTAARNIVDVLEGRVPANPVNRVGER from the coding sequence ATGAACGGAAAACCCCGTTGTCTGGTCACGTGTCGCATTCATGCCGAGGTTGAGGAGTATCTTGGAAGGTACTGCGAGCTTGACCTGAACCGGAGCGACGAGAGCCTTTCGCATGAAGAGTTCTGCCGGCGCGCGGCCGATGTCGATGCGGCCATGACCTTCATGCCCGACAAGGTGGATGAACAACTTCTTGCCGGGGCTGCCCGTCTGAAGGTCATAGGGGCGGCTTTGAAGGGCTATGACAATTATGACGTTGAAGCCGCCACCCGTCATGGAGTTTGGCTGACGTACGTCCCCGACCTTCTTACCGAACCTACCGCGGAACTGACCATTGCACTTATGCTCGGACTGAGCCGGAACGTGAAGGCCGGTGACAGGCGTGTCCGCAGTGAGTTTCAGGGCTGGCGTCCCGTGCTGTTCGGTACGGGCGTATCGGGTTCCGTGGTGGGCATCATAGGTCTGGGGCGTCTGGGACAGGCCGTGGCCCGGAGACTTCAGGTATGGAATGCCAGGCTGCTCGGCTTTGACGTTTCGGAAAAGGCGCTGGCTGCTGCCCGCGCGTTCGGGGTGGAGGACTGTGCACTGCACGAGCTTCTGGAGCGGTCGGACGTTGTTCTTGTGCTGACGCCGCTGAGTGTTCAGACCCGGAGTCTGCTGAATGCCGGACGCATAGCGCTCATGAAAAAGGGCGCGTTTCTGGTGAATACCGGGCGAGGATCATGCGTAGATGAGCCCGCCGTGGCAGAAGCTCTGGAGCGGGGACATCTTGCGGGGTATGCCGCCGATGTTTTCTCATTCGAGGACTGGGCTCTCGAAGGGCGTCCCGAAAGCATTTATCCTCCGTTGCTTTCTCCGGCGCTGAATACTCTTTTTACGCCTCATCTCGGCTCTGCCGTGGACAAGGTGAGAGCAGCCATTGAAATGACGGCGGCAAGGAACATTGTGGATGTGCTTGAAGGTCGCGTGCCAGCCAATCCTGTAAACCGTGTCGGCGAAAGATAA
- the phnE gene encoding phosphonate ABC transporter, permease protein PhnE, translating into MAATLEDVRRTVSGGYRRSCLKLVALGLMVLVCSWHTGLLDLQRMVEGGPALCQLLGEMFPPDFSNMRKWGKPVVDTLCMSVAGTFIALVLSLPVGLLAAGNVAPNRAVYRLARGILNILRSVPELIMGIVFVAAVGFGALPGALALGLHSVGMVGKFFAEAIEHCDPKPVEAIRAVGATRAQTVLYGILPQVMPQLVDTLVYRWEYNFRASTVMGMVGAGGIGFELMASLRIMQYREVSAILLVILVMVTLVDGLGSRIRRKVS; encoded by the coding sequence ATGGCGGCAACTCTGGAAGACGTCCGGCGCACCGTAAGCGGCGGCTATCGCAGATCCTGCCTGAAGCTCGTCGCGCTGGGGCTGATGGTTCTTGTCTGTTCGTGGCATACCGGCCTGCTTGATCTGCAGCGCATGGTGGAGGGTGGGCCTGCGCTCTGCCAGCTGCTGGGAGAAATGTTTCCTCCTGATTTTTCCAATATGCGCAAGTGGGGAAAGCCGGTGGTCGATACGCTGTGCATGAGTGTTGCCGGTACGTTCATAGCGCTGGTTCTTTCTTTGCCTGTGGGGCTTCTGGCCGCCGGAAATGTGGCTCCGAACAGGGCCGTATATCGTCTGGCAAGGGGGATTCTCAATATTCTCCGTTCGGTACCCGAGCTTATCATGGGCATCGTTTTCGTCGCGGCGGTGGGTTTCGGCGCGCTTCCCGGCGCGCTGGCGCTGGGGCTGCATTCCGTCGGCATGGTGGGCAAGTTTTTTGCGGAGGCCATTGAACACTGTGATCCCAAGCCTGTGGAAGCCATTCGGGCCGTCGGCGCAACAAGGGCGCAGACCGTTCTTTACGGCATTCTGCCGCAGGTCATGCCGCAGCTTGTGGATACGCTTGTGTACAGGTGGGAATACAATTTCCGGGCATCCACCGTCATGGGCATGGTGGGTGCCGGAGGCATAGGCTTCGAGCTTATGGCTTCGCTGCGCATCATGCAGTACCGGGAAGTTTCGGCCATTCTTCTGGTCATTCTCGTCATGGTGACGCTGGTGGATGGCCTCGGTTCAAGAATACGGAGAAAGGTTTCATGA
- the phnD gene encoding phosphate/phosphite/phosphonate ABC transporter substrate-binding protein, which produces MKIRNIVLALLGVFTMQTAAFAAGDGNPQTLRVALLPDESPSVVIKNNENLKNYLQEKLGRKVELVVTTDYSSMIEAMRHDRLDLAYFGPLSYVMAKSKCDIEPFAAMQKKGKATYRSVVIANAASGIEKVADIKGHDMAFGDVASTSSHLIPKSMLLNEGLKSGEDYKEHFVGSHDAVAMNVQNGNAQAGGMSEPIFQTMMEKGLLKADKVRIIATSQEFPEYPWTMRAGLNPELKKAVRQAFLDMKDPAVLKPFKADGFTAIDDAAYNPVRELATILNLNLAQM; this is translated from the coding sequence ATGAAGATCCGCAACATCGTTCTGGCGCTTCTGGGCGTGTTCACTATGCAGACCGCTGCCTTTGCGGCCGGAGACGGAAACCCTCAGACGCTTCGCGTGGCGCTTCTGCCCGATGAAAGCCCCAGCGTGGTGATAAAGAATAATGAGAATCTGAAGAACTATCTTCAGGAAAAGCTGGGCAGAAAGGTGGAGCTCGTGGTGACCACCGACTACTCCTCCATGATTGAGGCCATGCGGCACGATCGTCTGGACCTCGCCTACTTCGGACCGCTTTCCTATGTCATGGCCAAGTCGAAGTGCGATATAGAACCCTTTGCCGCCATGCAGAAGAAGGGCAAGGCCACATATCGTTCGGTCGTCATCGCCAATGCGGCCAGCGGTATTGAAAAGGTGGCGGACATCAAGGGGCACGACATGGCGTTTGGCGATGTCGCCTCCACGTCTTCTCACCTCATTCCCAAATCCATGCTTCTGAATGAGGGGCTCAAAAGCGGCGAGGATTACAAGGAACATTTCGTGGGCAGCCACGACGCCGTGGCCATGAACGTGCAGAACGGCAACGCACAGGCCGGCGGCATGTCGGAGCCCATTTTCCAGACCATGATGGAAAAGGGACTGCTGAAGGCGGACAAGGTGAGAATCATCGCCACGTCGCAGGAATTTCCCGAATATCCCTGGACCATGCGCGCAGGTCTGAATCCCGAGCTCAAGAAGGCCGTCAGACAGGCTTTTCTCGATATGAAGGATCCTGCGGTTCTCAAGCCTTTCAAGGCGGACGGATTCACGGCCATCGACGATGCCGCCTATAATCCCGTGCGCGAGCTGGCCACGATTCTCAATCTCAATCTGGCGCAGATGTAA
- a CDS encoding phosphonate ABC transporter ATP-binding protein yields MLQALNIAKRYGRTTALAPTTIHLDPGTFTVLLGPSGAGKSTLLRSLALLSPVSEGSISVRGIGVVDSAGKLRELHRKTGFIFQQHQLILRQTALRNTLNGRIGFHSLFHGLLPASSEDLENAYACLARVGMEGFALTAAGNLSGGQQQRVGIARALMQQPEIMLADEPVASLDPQRAYEVIELLHGICRERGICSVVSLHQVELARRFADRIIALNGGCVVFDGSAAELDDGVLNRLYATSSAETSVLPPVAEPSLKPALAA; encoded by the coding sequence ATGCTTCAGGCCTTGAATATTGCCAAAAGGTACGGTCGGACGACGGCGCTTGCGCCCACGACGATACATCTGGATCCCGGCACCTTCACCGTTCTTCTCGGGCCTTCCGGTGCGGGCAAGTCCACGCTGCTGCGCAGTCTGGCGCTGCTCAGTCCGGTATCGGAAGGCAGCATCAGCGTTCGCGGAATAGGCGTTGTCGATTCTGCCGGAAAACTGCGTGAGCTGCACCGGAAAACCGGATTCATCTTTCAGCAGCATCAGCTCATTTTGAGGCAGACGGCCCTGAGAAACACGCTCAACGGCCGCATCGGTTTTCATTCTCTGTTTCATGGTCTGCTTCCGGCGTCTTCCGAGGATCTGGAGAATGCGTATGCCTGTCTTGCCCGTGTGGGAATGGAAGGCTTTGCACTGACGGCTGCGGGCAATCTTTCCGGCGGGCAGCAGCAGCGCGTCGGCATCGCCAGGGCGCTCATGCAGCAGCCGGAAATCATGCTTGCCGATGAACCGGTCGCCAGCCTGGATCCTCAGCGGGCCTACGAAGTCATAGAGCTTCTCCACGGAATCTGTCGGGAAAGGGGCATCTGTTCGGTCGTGAGTCTGCATCAGGTGGAGCTGGCACGACGTTTCGCCGACAGAATCATTGCCCTGAACGGCGGATGCGTGGTGTTCGACGGCAGTGCCGCCGAACTGGACGACGGGGTGCTGAACAGACTCTACGCAACGTCTTCCGCGGAAACATCCGTTCTGCCTCCTGTCGCCGAGCCTTCGCTGAAGCCGGCCCTGGCCGCATAG
- the rfaD gene encoding ADP-glyceromanno-heptose 6-epimerase has protein sequence MIIVTGGAGLIGANMIWELNRHGVDDILVVDNLASTEKWKNLSHLRYSNYMHRDRFLEQLRSGKKLEGVDCVIHMGACSSTTERNADFLMENNFHYTVELCLAALEAGARFITASSAATYGDGELGFSDSLDIMPKLRPLNMYGYSKKLFDLWCMEHKLLGEVVNLKFFNVYGPDEYHKGSMMSMVCRAVPQVKETGKIRLFRSDNPQYGDGESVRDFVYSKDCAALMRWFMETPSCNGIFNVGTGRARSWNDLAKAVFAAMDRPVDIEYFDMPEHLKGKYQYFTEADMGWLEREHCPVKFHSLEEGVDDYVRNYLLKDDPYLCSL, from the coding sequence ATGATCATCGTCACCGGCGGCGCCGGCCTCATCGGCGCAAACATGATATGGGAACTGAACCGCCACGGCGTGGACGACATTCTCGTGGTGGACAACCTTGCTTCCACGGAAAAGTGGAAGAACCTCTCCCACCTGCGCTACAGCAACTACATGCATCGCGACAGATTTCTGGAACAGCTGCGTTCCGGGAAGAAGCTCGAAGGCGTGGACTGCGTGATCCACATGGGCGCGTGCTCCTCCACCACCGAGCGCAACGCTGATTTTCTCATGGAGAACAACTTCCACTACACGGTGGAACTGTGCCTCGCCGCCCTTGAGGCGGGAGCGCGCTTCATCACTGCGAGCAGCGCCGCCACCTACGGCGACGGCGAACTCGGCTTTTCCGATTCGCTCGACATCATGCCGAAGCTGCGTCCGCTGAACATGTACGGCTATTCGAAGAAGCTCTTCGATTTGTGGTGCATGGAGCACAAGCTGCTCGGCGAAGTGGTGAACCTCAAGTTCTTCAACGTGTACGGCCCCGACGAATACCACAAGGGCAGCATGATGAGCATGGTGTGCCGCGCGGTGCCGCAGGTGAAGGAAACCGGTAAGATCCGTCTGTTCCGTTCGGACAATCCGCAGTACGGCGACGGCGAGTCCGTGCGCGACTTCGTGTATTCCAAGGACTGCGCGGCCCTCATGCGCTGGTTCATGGAAACGCCTTCCTGCAACGGCATATTCAACGTGGGCACGGGCCGCGCCCGCAGCTGGAACGATCTGGCGAAGGCCGTGTTTGCCGCCATGGATCGCCCGGTGGACATCGAATACTTCGACATGCCCGAACACCTCAAGGGCAAGTACCAGTATTTCACCGAAGCGGACATGGGCTGGCTTGAACGCGAGCACTGCCCGGTGAAGTTCCATTCGCTGGAAGAAGGCGTGGACGACTACGTGCGCAACTATCTTCTGAAGGATGACCCGTATCTCTGCTCGCTGTAG
- a CDS encoding YkgJ family cysteine cluster protein, which yields MSEQHQCRQCGTCCRKGGPALHKEDAPLLTDGVLQLQDLCTFRAGELVRDNSNDHVVPLPEEIVKIAAPYGSRPDVWTCRFLMEDNRCFIHDRNPAECRALFCDDPTALLSMQGEDRLDRKSILELLHAPQWLMDSVEAHEARCNYAALIELASHLEKQEAARRALVEVVEYDRAFRDLMMEKGKVRKEMLDFLFGRPLLHTVIMFGIDARRNADGSITLVQTTKATLKGHE from the coding sequence ATGAGCGAACAACATCAGTGCCGTCAGTGCGGAACCTGCTGCCGCAAGGGCGGACCGGCGCTTCACAAGGAGGACGCCCCGCTTCTGACGGACGGCGTGCTTCAGCTTCAGGATCTCTGCACGTTTCGCGCAGGCGAACTCGTGCGGGACAATTCCAACGATCATGTGGTTCCTCTGCCCGAGGAAATAGTCAAGATTGCCGCTCCCTACGGCTCCCGTCCCGACGTCTGGACCTGCCGCTTCCTCATGGAAGACAACCGCTGCTTCATTCACGACAGGAATCCCGCGGAATGCCGGGCCCTGTTCTGCGACGATCCGACGGCGCTTTTGTCCATGCAGGGCGAGGACAGGCTGGACCGCAAGTCCATTCTGGAACTGCTTCACGCGCCGCAGTGGCTCATGGATTCCGTGGAAGCGCATGAGGCCCGCTGCAACTATGCGGCGCTCATCGAGCTGGCCTCTCATCTGGAAAAGCAGGAGGCGGCCCGTCGCGCGCTCGTGGAAGTGGTGGAATACGACAGGGCGTTCCGCGATCTCATGATGGAAAAGGGCAAGGTGCGGAAGGAAATGCTGGACTTTCTGTTCGGGCGTCCGCTTCTGCACACCGTCATCATGTTCGGCATAGACGCCAGACGCAATGCCGACGGCAGCATTACCCTCGTGCAGACCACGAAGGCAACCTTGAAGGGGCACGAATGA